AAGTAATCAATGCTTCTTCCGGAATGGCGAGGAATTCATCGGAGAAGCTTCCACTGAACACTGTTGGATATTCCACAAGATGGGTAACTTCATTCAACAGGTCTTCATCAATGATGAGTTTCCAGCCTTTTGATGCTTCCAAAGCTTTTAACTGACGATGGATTTCCTGTTTCCTCTCTTCGGCTGAAGCAAGAACGTTTTGATCCTTCATTATTTGTTCGTACTGGTCAGCAGAAGGGATCGTCGTCTTTCCACCGAGGAAGCGATGACCGAATGTTGTTTTACCGGCTTCTACATTCTCAATGGTGAAAGGAATGACTTCTTCTCCGAAAAGTGCTGCAATCCAGCGAATCGGGCGGACATAGCGAAGATCACGATCTCCCCACCGCATGTTTTTCGGGAACGAGAGACTAAGGAAGACTTCACGAAACTGTTTCAGCAGTTCGAAAGTTTCCTGGCCCTCGATATACTTGTTGACATGGACATATTCCGTTCCGCCGATTTCTTTGAAGTAGATGTCATCGACACCTTTTCCCTGCCCCTTGGAAAAACCGATGGCAGCTTTCGTCCAGTTGCCTTCTTCATCCAATGCGATTTTCTTGGCCGGTCCTTTTGCTTCTTCCTCGACATCCGGCTGTTTTTCCGCTACATCCGTGATTTGTACAGCGAGACGACGTGGGGTGGCGAAGTCTTTCACAGCCCCGTAAGGAATGCGGTTCTCTTCCAACCAAGCGATGGTCTTCTCTTTTAATTGACCGATGGCATCATCGATAAATCGTGCCGGTAATTCTTCAACTCCAAGTTCAAACAATACGGTTTTACTCATTGGTATCCTTCTCCTCCTTCAGCATCGGGAATCCGAGGCGCTCGCGTTCTTCCACATAAGTCTTGGCAATTTTCCTTGCAAGGTTACGAACTCTTGAGATGTAACCGGTACGCTCTGTCACACTGATGACTCCTTTAGCGTCAAGCAGGTTGAACGTATGGGAACACTTCAACACGTAATCATAGGCAGGGAAAACAAGGCCTTGTTCCATAATGCGCTTTGCCTCCTGCTCGTAAGTATTAAAGAGATCGAAAAGCATTTGTTCATCCGATGCTTCGAACGTATAAACCGAATGTTCATATTCCGGCTGTGTGAAAATATCTCCGACCGTAACTCCATTCGTCCATTCCAGTTCGAAAACATTCTCCTTATCCTGAATATAAGAGGCAAGTCTCTCCAAACCATACGTAATTTCAGCAGAAACCGGGCGTGCTTCCAATCCACCGATTTGTTGGAAATAAGTGAACTGCGTAATTTCCATACCGTCGAGCCATACTTCCCAGCCCAGCCCGGCAGCTCCAAGCGTCGGGTTCTCCCAGTTATCTTCCACGAAACGGATATCGTGCTTATCCGGGTCGATACCGAGTGCGCGGAGAGAATCCAAGTAGAGTTCCTGGATATTATCCGGGGAAGGCTTCATGATCACTTGAAATTGATGGTGCTGATAAAGACGGTTCGGGTTCTTGCCGTATCGACCATCCGCAGGGCGACGTGATGGTTCCACGTATGCCACGTTCCAAGGCTCAGGTCCAAGGCTCCGGAGCAGTGTCATCGGGGACATCGTCCCTGCCCCTTTCTCTGTGTCGTATGCCTGCATGAGCAGACACCCCTGGTCGGACCAGTGTTTTTGTAATGTTAAGA
This sequence is a window from Bacillus sp. SB49. Protein-coding genes within it:
- the glyQ gene encoding glycine--tRNA ligase subunit alpha: MNIQDMILTLQKHWSDQGCLLMQAYDTEKGAGTMSPMTLLRSLGPEPWNVAYVEPSRRPADGRYGKNPNRLYQHHQFQVIMKPSPDNIQELYLDSLRALGIDPDKHDIRFVEDNWENPTLGAAGLGWEVWLDGMEITQFTYFQQIGGLEARPVSAEITYGLERLASYIQDKENVFELEWTNGVTVGDIFTQPEYEHSVYTFEASDEQMLFDLFNTYEQEAKRIMEQGLVFPAYDYVLKCSHTFNLLDAKGVISVTERTGYISRVRNLARKIAKTYVEERERLGFPMLKEEKDTNE